The following are encoded together in the Robertmurraya sp. FSL R5-0851 genome:
- a CDS encoding glycoside hydrolase family 13 protein translates to MDQSWWKESVVYQIYPRSFKDSNGDGVGDLQGIVEKLDYLKELGVDIIWLSPVYKSPNDDNGYDVSDYQDIMDEFGTMADWEHLIQEMHDREMKLMMDLVVNHSSDEHHWFLEAKKSKDNPYRNYYIWRKGKDGKEPTNWESFFSGSAWEYDETTDEYFLHLFSKKQPDLNWENAKLRKEVYDMMNWWIDKGVDGFRMDVINLISKAGYQDARNMEGKKYASGAEYFFNGPKIHEYLQEMNKEVLSRGVVTVGETPGVDVEQAKLYTGSDRNELNMVFQFEHMDLDSGPGGKWDLRPLKLKDLRDNFTKWQKGLEGEGWNSLYLNNHDQPRMVSRFGNDGKYRVESAKMLATFLHTLQGTPYIYQGEEIGMTNVKFDSIEEYKDIETLNMYKEKVKENNEDEAKVMESIYVKGRDNARTPVQWNASENAGFTTGTPWIAVNSNYKEVNVEQAVADPDSIFHYYKKLIKLRKENEVILYGAYDVLLDDHEQIYAYTRTLKKEKLLVILNFSDHRPEFKLPEDMICRDVEVLISNYEQPEEPDVSSIKLRPYEAVVYKYR, encoded by the coding sequence ATGGACCAATCATGGTGGAAAGAAAGTGTTGTTTATCAAATCTATCCGCGAAGCTTTAAGGATAGCAATGGTGATGGAGTAGGTGACCTTCAAGGGATTGTTGAAAAACTTGATTATTTAAAGGAGCTCGGTGTTGATATCATTTGGTTGTCTCCTGTATATAAGTCACCAAACGATGATAATGGATATGATGTGAGCGATTATCAAGATATTATGGATGAGTTTGGAACAATGGCAGATTGGGAACATTTGATTCAGGAGATGCATGATCGGGAAATGAAGCTCATGATGGACCTAGTAGTAAACCATTCATCAGATGAGCACCACTGGTTTCTGGAAGCGAAAAAGTCAAAGGACAACCCATACCGAAATTATTATATTTGGCGTAAGGGAAAGGATGGCAAAGAGCCTACGAACTGGGAATCATTCTTTAGCGGTTCGGCATGGGAATATGATGAAACGACCGATGAATACTTTCTCCATCTTTTTAGCAAGAAACAACCTGATTTGAATTGGGAAAACGCAAAGCTCCGTAAAGAAGTATACGATATGATGAATTGGTGGATTGACAAGGGTGTGGATGGCTTCCGAATGGATGTAATCAATCTAATTTCTAAGGCAGGATACCAGGATGCGCGGAATATGGAAGGGAAAAAGTATGCGTCAGGTGCAGAGTATTTCTTTAATGGACCTAAAATACATGAGTACTTACAAGAAATGAATAAAGAGGTGCTTTCAAGAGGGGTCGTTACGGTAGGTGAGACGCCAGGTGTAGATGTGGAGCAGGCAAAGCTTTATACCGGTTCCGATCGAAACGAGCTGAATATGGTATTCCAATTTGAGCATATGGATCTTGATTCAGGCCCCGGTGGGAAATGGGATTTGCGTCCGCTGAAGCTAAAAGACTTGAGAGACAATTTTACCAAATGGCAAAAGGGGCTTGAAGGCGAAGGTTGGAATAGCTTGTACTTAAACAATCATGACCAGCCTCGTATGGTTTCGCGATTTGGGAATGACGGGAAGTATCGTGTAGAATCAGCAAAAATGCTTGCGACTTTCCTTCACACGTTACAAGGAACGCCATATATTTATCAAGGTGAGGAAATTGGCATGACGAATGTCAAATTTGACTCCATTGAGGAGTATAAAGATATTGAAACATTGAATATGTACAAGGAAAAGGTCAAAGAAAACAACGAAGATGAAGCGAAAGTGATGGAATCAATCTATGTAAAAGGGCGGGACAATGCACGAACTCCCGTACAGTGGAATGCTAGTGAGAATGCTGGTTTTACAACTGGAACGCCATGGATTGCGGTAAACTCAAATTACAAAGAAGTGAATGTCGAACAAGCAGTGGCAGATCCAGATTCGATTTTCCATTACTATAAAAAACTAATCAAGTTAAGAAAAGAGAATGAGGTCATCTTGTATGGGGCATATGATGTCCTTCTTGATGATCATGAACAAATCTATGCCTATACGAGAACGCTTAAGAAAGAAAAGCTATTGGTTATCCTGAATTTCTCTGACCATCGACCGGAGTTCAAGCTTCCAGAAGATATGATCTGTCGTGATGTAGAAGTATTAATTAGCAATTACGAGCAACCAGAGGAGCCGGATGTGAGTTCGATCAAGCTTCGTCCATACGAGGCAGTGGTGTATAAATACAGATAA
- a CDS encoding acyl-CoA dehydrogenase family protein has protein sequence MGYHKQYFLKTNRHKELYHMVSKLADSFKERSEQHDREGSFPYENIEELKKSGYSKLSVPEEWGGKGISLYELVLLQERLAQGDASTALSIGWHLGIVMDTAEKKLWKKGAFEEIAKDIVHNGALLNSAVSEAATGSPTRGGRPQTLAVQEGEHWVLNGRKTFTTMSPVLDYFIVVAAVEKNGEIAQFIVPRETKGLEIVETWDTMAMRGTGSHDILLQNVRVPHDALVQVLDQESKKKANGWLLHIPACYMGIALAARNYAVNYANHYKPNSIKGPISELPNIRQLIGEMELKLMSARTFLYSVAERWDQDVEHRYELHAELAAVKHVVTNTAMEVVDKAMRIVGAQSLYHKNPLQRYYRDVRAGLHNPPMDDAVVSMLAQRASKEK, from the coding sequence ATGGGTTATCATAAGCAGTATTTTCTAAAAACAAACCGTCACAAAGAGCTCTATCACATGGTGAGCAAGCTAGCAGATTCCTTTAAAGAACGCTCAGAACAACACGACCGGGAAGGGAGTTTTCCCTATGAAAATATCGAGGAGCTAAAGAAAAGTGGCTACTCAAAGCTTTCTGTTCCAGAAGAATGGGGTGGTAAAGGAATTTCACTTTATGAGCTGGTTCTTCTACAGGAAAGACTCGCCCAAGGAGATGCTTCGACTGCTCTCTCTATTGGCTGGCATCTAGGAATTGTCATGGACACTGCTGAAAAGAAGTTATGGAAAAAGGGTGCTTTTGAGGAAATCGCAAAAGACATCGTTCATAATGGAGCCTTATTAAACAGTGCGGTTTCTGAGGCAGCAACAGGGAGTCCAACAAGAGGAGGTAGACCGCAAACTCTTGCCGTACAAGAAGGGGAGCATTGGGTATTGAACGGCCGCAAAACATTTACGACCATGTCTCCTGTATTGGATTATTTTATTGTCGTTGCAGCGGTGGAGAAAAATGGCGAAATTGCTCAGTTTATTGTTCCACGTGAAACAAAAGGGTTGGAAATCGTCGAAACATGGGACACCATGGCGATGCGTGGAACAGGAAGTCATGACATTCTTTTACAAAATGTGAGAGTTCCTCACGATGCACTTGTACAAGTTCTTGATCAGGAATCTAAGAAAAAGGCAAATGGTTGGCTTCTGCATATACCAGCCTGTTATATGGGAATCGCCTTGGCAGCAAGAAATTATGCCGTGAATTATGCAAACCATTACAAACCTAACTCTATCAAAGGTCCTATTAGTGAGCTTCCTAATATTCGTCAGCTTATCGGGGAAATGGAACTGAAGTTAATGAGTGCAAGAACCTTTCTTTATTCCGTAGCGGAAAGATGGGATCAAGATGTTGAACATCGCTATGAGCTACATGCGGAGCTTGCAGCTGTGAAACATGTGGTCACCAATACAGCCATGGAGGTTGTTGACAAAGCCATGCGCATTGTAGGAGCGCAAAGTCTTTATCATAAAAATCCCCTTCAAAGATATTACCGAGATGTACGAGCGGGCCTCCATAATCCGCCAATGGATGATGCGGTTGTGTCGATGCTCGCACAAAGAGCGAGTAAGGAGAAATAG
- the rluF gene encoding 23S rRNA pseudouridine(2604) synthase RluF, with protein sequence MRLNKFISESGFTSRRGADKLISEGKVTINGRVAELGSQVEAGDDVRVNGKSIVVARNYVYIALNKPVGITSTTERHIKGNIIDLVNHPLRIFHIGRLDKDSDGLILLTNDGDIVNEILRSENKHEKEYIVTVDRPITKEFVAKMSSGVEILDTKTLPCIVEQQSKYVFKIILTQGLNRQIRRMCSSLGYGIVRLQRTRIMNIHLGNLPVGQWRDLTKEEKRELFKDLNYEPKQ encoded by the coding sequence ATGAGATTAAATAAATTTATTAGCGAATCGGGCTTTACTTCTAGACGCGGAGCAGACAAGCTCATTAGCGAAGGGAAAGTGACGATTAACGGACGTGTCGCGGAGCTTGGCAGTCAGGTGGAAGCGGGAGACGATGTGAGGGTGAACGGCAAATCCATCGTGGTAGCTAGAAACTATGTATATATTGCACTGAATAAACCAGTTGGAATTACAAGTACAACGGAGCGTCATATTAAAGGAAATATTATCGATCTCGTGAACCATCCACTACGGATTTTCCATATTGGAAGGCTCGACAAGGACTCTGATGGTTTAATTCTGCTAACAAATGACGGGGACATCGTTAATGAAATCCTTCGGTCAGAAAACAAACATGAGAAAGAGTATATTGTCACTGTAGACAGACCCATCACCAAAGAGTTTGTTGCAAAAATGTCATCTGGTGTGGAAATTCTTGATACAAAAACCCTTCCTTGTATAGTGGAGCAACAATCAAAGTACGTGTTTAAAATTATTTTAACACAGGGCTTAAACCGACAAATTCGCCGCATGTGTTCAAGCTTAGGGTACGGAATCGTTCGCCTTCAGCGTACAAGAATTATGAACATTCATCTTGGCAACCTCCCCGTCGGTCAGTGGAGAGATTTAACCAAGGAAGAAAAAAGGGAATTGTTTAAAGATCTAAATTACGAACCGAAACAGTAA
- a CDS encoding UDP-glucose dehydrogenase family protein, with translation MRITVIGTGYVGLSTGVCLAEIGHHVICIDTSEEKINLLRGGKSPIYEPGMEELLTKNMVAKRLQFTTSHQEGLKKSEVIIVAVGTPQQDSGEADLTYLFQAIQDAAPYIEKGSIIVIKSTVPVGTNEKVKKLLEAFGQNKVSPFVVSNPEFLRQGSAVLDTLHPDRIVIGCENKEAAAVIEMMYAPLNASVVKTDARSAEMIKYESNAFLATKISFINNIGNLCEAVGANVEDVSKGMGLDQRIGAAFLQSGIGYGGSCFPKDVSALLAAAKEYHVPFSMIEETMMINNRQKLLLVKKALNRFGDLKHKKIAVLGFSFKPETDDMREAPSITIIHSLLNEGASVIGYDPVATRNAKGIFGEQIAYATSVEAAIKDSDAVFIVTEWKEIKQLVLSEVISQMKQPIVFDGRNSFSEEAVRDCEEIEYYPIGKPAIIIRKS, from the coding sequence ATGAGAATAACTGTAATTGGAACAGGTTATGTAGGATTATCTACAGGCGTTTGTTTAGCGGAAATCGGCCACCACGTAATATGTATTGATACTAGTGAGGAAAAAATTAACCTTCTTCGTGGAGGGAAATCTCCCATTTATGAACCAGGAATGGAGGAATTGCTTACTAAAAATATGGTGGCCAAACGGTTGCAGTTTACTACGTCGCATCAAGAAGGTTTGAAGAAGTCAGAGGTGATCATCGTTGCAGTGGGTACTCCTCAGCAAGATAGCGGGGAAGCGGACTTAACGTATCTATTTCAGGCGATCCAAGATGCTGCTCCTTACATCGAAAAAGGCTCAATTATTGTGATAAAGAGCACCGTTCCCGTTGGCACAAATGAAAAGGTGAAAAAATTGCTGGAGGCCTTTGGTCAAAACAAAGTCTCACCCTTCGTTGTATCCAATCCGGAATTTTTGCGACAAGGCTCAGCTGTGCTAGATACATTACATCCTGACCGCATTGTGATTGGGTGTGAGAATAAGGAGGCAGCTGCAGTAATCGAAATGATGTACGCTCCTCTCAACGCAAGTGTTGTCAAGACAGATGCAAGAAGTGCGGAAATGATTAAGTATGAATCAAATGCCTTTTTAGCAACGAAAATCAGTTTTATAAATAACATAGGAAACCTGTGTGAGGCAGTAGGTGCAAACGTAGAAGATGTATCTAAGGGAATGGGGCTAGATCAACGGATAGGGGCAGCCTTTTTACAAAGTGGAATTGGTTATGGTGGGTCCTGTTTTCCTAAGGATGTTAGCGCACTCTTAGCCGCCGCGAAAGAGTATCATGTACCTTTTTCAATGATTGAAGAAACGATGATGATTAACAACCGACAGAAGCTGCTTCTTGTAAAAAAGGCTTTGAATCGTTTTGGAGATTTAAAGCATAAGAAAATAGCTGTGCTTGGCTTTTCTTTTAAACCGGAGACGGATGATATGAGAGAAGCACCCTCGATTACCATCATTCATTCTTTATTGAACGAAGGAGCCTCTGTAATCGGATACGACCCGGTGGCAACGCGTAATGCTAAAGGAATTTTCGGAGAACAAATCGCGTATGCTACCTCGGTGGAAGCGGCGATAAAAGATTCAGATGCTGTCTTTATCGTTACGGAGTGGAAGGAAATCAAGCAGCTCGTATTATCAGAAGTCATTTCTCAAATGAAACAGCCAATCGTTTTTGATGGAAGAAACAGTTTTTCGGAAGAAGCTGTTCGAGACTGTGAGGAAATTGAATATTATCCGATCGGTAAGCCAGCCATCATTATTAGAAAAAGCTGA
- the galU gene encoding UTP--glucose-1-phosphate uridylyltransferase GalU, with amino-acid sequence MKVRKAIIPAAGLGTRFLPATKAQPKEMLPIVDKPTIQYIVEEAVAAGIKEIVIIIGRGKRSIEDHFDKSYELEDTLTRKNQLEVLEEIRKLSSLVTIYYVRQKEPLGLGHAILCAKSFIGQEPFAVMLGDDIVESEVPCLKQLMNVFEYCNSSVVAVQTVSDDEVSKYGIVKPKGAIGIPNLFSLDSLVEKPRREDAPSNYAIIGRYVFRPEIFEKLESLPIVPNVELQLTDAINELNKEQAVFAYSFEGTRYDIGDKLGFVKATLDFALRREDMREVVLEYIKGIYEDMDFRQRENDEV; translated from the coding sequence ATGAAGGTACGAAAGGCAATTATCCCTGCTGCAGGATTAGGAACAAGATTCTTGCCAGCAACAAAAGCTCAGCCGAAAGAAATGCTGCCCATCGTCGATAAACCGACGATCCAATATATTGTCGAAGAGGCCGTAGCAGCTGGAATTAAGGAAATTGTGATTATTATCGGACGAGGCAAACGTTCGATTGAAGATCATTTTGATAAATCATATGAGCTCGAAGACACCTTAACGCGAAAGAACCAGTTAGAGGTATTAGAAGAAATTCGCAAGTTATCCAGTTTAGTAACCATCTATTATGTGAGGCAAAAGGAACCTCTTGGATTGGGGCACGCAATTTTATGTGCGAAAAGCTTTATTGGTCAGGAACCGTTTGCCGTCATGTTAGGTGATGACATTGTGGAATCGGAAGTGCCTTGCTTAAAGCAGCTCATGAATGTTTTCGAGTACTGTAACAGCTCGGTTGTAGCTGTTCAAACGGTGAGCGACGATGAGGTGAGCAAATACGGAATTGTAAAACCAAAAGGAGCCATCGGAATTCCTAATTTATTTTCACTTGATTCATTAGTCGAAAAGCCAAGGAGAGAGGATGCTCCCTCAAACTATGCGATTATCGGAAGATACGTTTTTAGGCCGGAAATTTTTGAGAAGCTTGAGTCATTACCGATCGTTCCTAATGTCGAACTGCAGTTAACTGATGCAATTAATGAACTGAATAAAGAGCAAGCCGTATTTGCTTATTCCTTTGAGGGTACACGTTACGATATTGGAGACAAACTCGGGTTTGTGAAAGCAACACTCGATTTTGCGCTAAGAAGGGAAGATATGAGGGAAGTGGTTTTAGAGTATATCAAAGGCATCTATGAGGATATGGATTTTCGACAACGAGAGAATGATGAAGTATGA
- a CDS encoding HipA family kinase, with protein sequence MMIKPVSYVKRLEGKSNTHLIKFDDGHEYAVKYFIPGFEKSLPNEWVAYCLARYLQLPIPHAQIIEMPSEFSNEIPDFIKSESRYQFASRYIPDCYNGHEVSQIKKIVNEQQLASIILFDYWLSNRDRTKKNILLKEAGHEAYYLWIIDHAECFGSYNWTGEQVEDLPVKILKSATHRLMAQFVGGESDFYEALKVIQTIPNFLIEEIVSIIPDDWQVSAEEKKILSQYLIRRRKKMLPRSLKKFMAREFLPFLSAESNRGEGEG encoded by the coding sequence ATGATGATTAAGCCAGTTTCATACGTAAAGAGGTTAGAAGGAAAATCAAACACTCACTTAATTAAGTTTGACGATGGACATGAATATGCTGTGAAGTATTTCATACCTGGGTTCGAAAAATCATTGCCAAATGAATGGGTAGCATACTGCCTAGCTAGATACTTACAACTGCCCATTCCACACGCTCAAATTATAGAAATGCCATCTGAATTCTCCAATGAAATTCCTGATTTTATCAAAAGTGAAAGTCGCTATCAGTTTGCTTCGCGATATATTCCGGATTGTTACAATGGACACGAAGTCTCTCAAATTAAGAAAATCGTAAACGAGCAACAGCTAGCTTCAATTATTTTATTTGATTATTGGTTATCAAACCGCGATCGAACGAAGAAAAATATTTTACTAAAAGAAGCGGGCCATGAGGCGTATTATCTATGGATCATTGACCATGCAGAATGCTTTGGTTCTTATAACTGGACAGGAGAACAAGTTGAAGATCTTCCTGTGAAAATATTAAAAAGTGCAACTCACCGGTTAATGGCCCAATTTGTAGGAGGAGAATCGGACTTTTATGAAGCGTTAAAAGTGATTCAAACCATCCCTAACTTTCTAATTGAGGAAATTGTCAGCATCATCCCAGATGATTGGCAAGTTAGCGCGGAAGAGAAAAAAATACTTTCTCAGTATTTAATCAGGCGCCGTAAGAAGATGCTTCCTCGAAGTTTAAAGAAATTCATGGCAAGAGAGTTCCTCCCGTTTCTTTCAGCAGAAAGCAATAGAGGGGAGGGAGAAGGATGA
- a CDS encoding glycosyltransferase family 4 protein, producing the protein MKILVIWRLLTVGGVNAGWRNRAIYFKKYGIETEFLYTTDHGGMHIMEDVAPVYLTKDKDEIVKIIQDNQYDAVIVVDTKDAFKWLQMANYNGPVIVEARTPELIKLTPHIKNFHGIEPVAIIVPSHYQKRLVSILIEGIPIEVIYNGIDPAYYYALNEEEIDYDAVPILPKDKKVIGWIGRLDKRKNWPMLVEIAKRVKQERSDIEFWVIGGAQSVQREEFAAVWKEEGLTDIIKWFPVIPYQQMPHVYAKIRQSGGCTIATTKTESFGNTFVESMICGVPVVASRMMPVTEIVKDGETGKLFHGMNVDEAIKKLYFIIDQPEVQKEMSEAAIMHTLENFHIHRVAEKYVQFLLEIMRKETGRDGVVKVDDD; encoded by the coding sequence ATGAAAATATTAGTAATCTGGCGTCTACTCACGGTTGGAGGGGTGAATGCTGGGTGGCGTAATCGGGCGATATATTTTAAAAAATATGGCATAGAAACCGAGTTTCTGTATACGACAGATCACGGTGGGATGCATATTATGGAAGATGTAGCTCCTGTTTACTTGACGAAGGACAAAGACGAAATAGTGAAAATTATCCAAGATAATCAATATGACGCAGTCATTGTTGTTGATACAAAGGATGCCTTTAAGTGGCTGCAAATGGCCAATTATAACGGACCAGTAATAGTCGAAGCACGTACCCCAGAACTGATTAAACTTACTCCTCATATCAAAAATTTTCACGGCATTGAACCAGTAGCCATCATTGTTCCCTCCCATTACCAAAAAAGGCTTGTGTCCATTCTTATTGAAGGGATTCCAATCGAGGTGATTTATAACGGAATCGACCCAGCTTATTATTACGCACTTAATGAAGAAGAAATCGATTATGATGCAGTGCCTATCCTGCCAAAGGATAAAAAGGTCATCGGTTGGATTGGTCGATTAGATAAAAGGAAGAATTGGCCGATGCTGGTGGAAATCGCTAAAAGAGTTAAACAGGAACGCAGTGATATTGAATTCTGGGTCATTGGTGGAGCACAAAGTGTGCAGAGAGAAGAGTTTGCTGCAGTGTGGAAAGAAGAAGGATTAACTGACATCATTAAGTGGTTTCCGGTCATTCCTTATCAGCAAATGCCACATGTGTATGCAAAAATTCGTCAATCGGGTGGCTGTACAATCGCGACTACAAAGACAGAGTCATTTGGAAATACTTTTGTGGAATCCATGATTTGTGGAGTTCCAGTGGTAGCCTCTCGAATGATGCCCGTCACAGAAATTGTGAAAGATGGAGAAACAGGGAAACTATTTCACGGAATGAATGTCGATGAGGCAATTAAGAAGCTATATTTCATTATCGACCAGCCTGAAGTACAGAAAGAGATGTCTGAGGCGGCGATCATGCACACACTTGAGAACTTCCATATTCACCGAGTGGCCGAGAAATATGTTCAATTTTTACTAGAAATCATGCGAAAAGAAACAGGTAGAGACGGTGTGGTGAAGGTGGATGATGATTAA